CACCATCAATAACCATCTCAACTCTAAATACTCCATGTGTAGATGGGTGCTGAGGACCCATATTAACAACCATCTCCTCAGTGCGTAAGGTTCTTTCGCCTCTAAGTTCTTTAATCTGATGGTCAACTCCAGTAACTAATAAGTTGTCTGTTATCTCAGGCATAAAATTTTTATAATTCTCAATTTATATTTAATTAAATAAATCCAAAATATACCACTTACAAATTTTAATTTTTTTTTTGCAAATAGATTTGCTTATTTAAAACTAGATTCTTTACCCAATAATTTTCTTAATAATCCAATTTGACCTATATGATATGATTCATGTTGAAAAAGAAAAATTACAGTTTTTAATTGCTTTTCATCAAGTTCACTATTTTTCAAACCAGTTGTTATAGCCTCATGAGTTGATTTAAACAAATCTAATAATTCTTCAAATCTTAAAAAATTACTGTTTAAATTAAAAAAAGTACCTCTATCGTAAACATCTTGTAAACTACTAATATCAAAATTACTATTCCCTAAATTATTGTTTAATAATTGAAATCTAGTGAGAACAATATGACCTAGAATCCAGTTAACTGTACTAATATATTGAATTTCAATTATAGATTCTTCATGAATTATCCCATCAACATTCTTTAACAACATTACTTCATTTACTTTCGGTAAATATGAAACAATATCAATTAAGGAAGTCATTAATTTTTAATAGATATTTTTTTTACAAAATACCTATAAGCCCCAATTGATGCTATGCTTGCAAAAAAAGCAACAATAGAAGCTACCAACAAATAAGTTGAAGTACCATCTTTATCATTATTGATCATTAAAAAATAGAATCCTAAAAATGCAGATCCTGCTAAAGCATTAAATCCAGCTATTACTAAAAATCCAGATACAGCAGATTTATTTTTATTACTTGAGAACAAATTAATATTATTTAAATTATTTTATACAAACAAACCTAATAAGGTATTTTCATGCCATTATAATACTCTGGAGTTTCATAGTCTTTTCTTAGAGGAAAACCAACCCAATCATCTGGTAATAAAATCCTTCTTAAATCTGGGTGCTCTTCAAATATAATTCCATACATATCATATCCTTCTCTTTCATGCCAATCTGTTGATCTCCATATTCTAGAAACTGAAGCAATTTTTGGATCATCTATTGGAATGTAAACTCTTAATGCACATTTATGGATTGTTTCCCATCCATTTTTAGTTTCTTGTAAAGAAGATAAATGATAAACAACACCAAGTTGATTATTATATTCCTGACTTTTCATTTTTCTAAAATCAACACATGAAAGTAAATTACAAGTATTCATTTTATATTTTTCATCATCTCTTAAATATAAACAGACATCTCTAATCCATTCCCTATTAACAATAATAAATGGGGTTCCTGTAGTTGGGGGTTCAATTCTAATTTCACCAATCATATCAGAGAATTTTGATTGTAAATCAGAATATATTTGTTCAATGGAATATGGATTCATTTCTTGTAATTGAAAAGAAAAATTAAAATTTGAATTATGAAATAAATTCTTTTTGTTTTACAGATAAACTTTGATTTCGAACTTTATCTCTTAGCCTTAGAAGACCTTCAAGCAATGCTTCAGGTCTTGGTGGACAACCTGGAACATAAACATCAACTGGAATAATTCTATCAACACCTTTTAGAACATGATATCCATGTTCCCAATAAGGACCACCACAATTTGAACAACTCCCCATTGAAATTACGTATCTTGGCTCAGGCATTTGTTCATACAATCGCTTGACTCTAGTAGCCATTTTAAGAGTAACAGTTCCAGAAATTATTATAACATCACTATGCCTTGGGCTTGGTCTTGGGATTACTCCAAAGCGCATCATATCGAAGTCTGAAGCATTTGCAGCCATAAATTCTATTGCACAACAAGCCAATCCAAAACCCATCTGCCAAATTGAATTAAGTCTACCCCAATTTAGCAATGTTTCAACAGATGTAAGAACAATATTTCCTTGATCGAAGGACTCAACACTATCTAATTTATTTAATAAACCCATATTAAGAAAATTATAAATTTAGGAGTTATTATGATTTACCTTCTTTATTATAAGAAAGTACATTTTAAGAGAGAATCTTAAATTAAACTTTGTACATTAATTCACTAAGCCTCAACCTTTTCAGTAACTGGAATTGATGTAGTAGTTGAAGGTCTAAATCGAGGTTTATCTTTTATTAATAATGAATCTAAATCTGGTGCAGGTGGTTTTGGAACTATCCAATCCAAATCTCCCTTTTTCCACAAATAAATGTAACCAACAAGCAAGATAAATATAAATCCCATATCTAACCATAGTGCAGTAGGACCTAACTCACGGAAAACTGTTGCCCAAGGAAAAAGTAGAACAAATTCAAGATCGAATAGTAGGAATGCAAGAGCAATTACGTAGAATCGCAAATTGAATTTTATATGTGATGGTCCTTCAGCATCTTCACCACATTCATAAATCATCATCTTTTCACGCGTTGGTCTTTTTGGTCGAATAAAGAAATTTGCGATGAGACCACCAGCAACAAATATAGCACCTAAAATAAAAAATACAAAAATTTTCCCAAATTCGGTTAGCATGTTTTATAATAAAGATTTAAGTAACTAATGATTTTAAAGAGAGATATTATGAGAAATAACACCTACAAATATGCGTAAAATTTTCATTTTAGAAAAACTTTAATTTATTCTAAAACCTTATTTATAAGTTATACCAATAATATTTAAATTTTGAATTAAAAATTATCAAAACCTATCAAAGAAAATTGCTTAGTTTTATATAAATTTAACAAGTTTGTTTGATCACTAAAATTAAATTTTTTAATTAATTAAATCTAAGAACCATTTTATAAAATTGTTTACTACTTTACAATATGAATAATTCAATGATTGATATTAAAGAAAATTTTATAAAACATTTACTTAATCAAAGATTATACTCTAAAAGAACAGGAGAGATTTATTCTGATTCTCTAAATAGGTTCTATTTACATTTACAAATAGTTTTAAATTCAGATGATTTTCAATATACTGATATTACATTTCAGGAAGTTAGAAGTTTTGTTATAGGAATGCATAAGTCAGGATTAGCTCGTGCTACTATAATGCAGCATTTATCTGCAGTTAAGTCATTCTTTAAATATGTTCAGTCCCAAGGACTTATTTTAAATAATCCAGCAAAACTTATAAAATCACCCAAACAAGCAAAAAAACTTCCAACTTTTTTAACTAAAGAACAAATATTAGAAATTGTAAACAAACCAAATTTATATTCAAAGAACGGACTAAGAGACACAACAATTATAGAACTACTATATTCAACAGGAATTCGAAGAGGTGAATTATGTGGAATAAAATTAAACAATATCAATTTAAAAGAAAATACTATAAAAGTTTTAGGAAAAGGTAATAAAGAAAGGATTGTTGTATTTGGTAGTTATGCTAAAGATAAGTTAATTAAATATATTGAGTTCAGAAATGATAATTATCCAACAAATACTAAATTTCTTTTTCTTAATAATAAAGGAAATCCTGTTAATGGAAAATTAGTTTATGATATTGTAAAAAAGTATATAACTGGTACTAGTGAAGATAAAAAGAAAAGCCCTCATGTTTTAAGACATTCTTTTGCAACTCATTTATTAGATTCAGGTGCTGGTATTGCTGAGATTGGGGAATTGCTTGGTCATAGTAAATTATCTACAACTCAAATATATACTCATTTAACAATTGAAAAATTAAAAGAATCATATAATCAAGCTCATCCAAGAAGTGACTGATAATTAATATTGGTATTCTAATATTTACAAACATTTTTTAAACATTTAAATCCTACAACCTACATGAAAAAGCCTAATCTTTTCATATTAATTTTCATTTTGATACTCAACTTTTCTTGCAAACCAACTGTTCAACCTAATGAACCCTATGTTGAGGTTTTGTGTAGTGATGATATAGAAACTGATGATCAAGTTTTAAATATTCTACACTCATTAAATCCAGATTTTAAAAATTTGTACTTTTCAAAAACCGTTAGTAATGAAGTTAAAAATGTATGTAAAGATATAGTTTTACCTACTTGGATAAAATTAGATTTCGATGGAAATAGATATTGTGATTTTATCTGTAGAGTTAATGATGGTTTATCTTCATATAAGATAGTAATTATGCAACCTTCAAACAAAAAATTTGAATATGTAAATCTTAGAAGATCTTTTAGAGTAGATTCTCCATGCTTTCTATTAAGACACATTTCAGATAGAATGGGCATTATCTTTAATACACTAGATCAAGAAAAGACTAAAAATGATTCCAATATATTTTGGATTCAAGACACTTTAGTTTACTCTCACAAATTTTTTATTGAAAGAAAATTGACAGCAATCAATTATTCAATAAAAAAAATTATTTATAAAAGAACTGGTTGTTTTGGTGCTTGCCCAATTTATGAATTAGAATTTAATGATGATTTAAAATTAAATTATAATGGAATTAGATTTAATAAAAAAGATGGGAAGTATTTAACAACAGTTACTGATAGTACTTTTGATAATTTAACAGGGATTTTAAACGAAATTGATTTTACAAAACTTAAGGAGAATTATTTTGTAAATGTAACAGATATGGAAAGTGGGATATTAGAAGTTTATTATGGTGATAATAAAGTTAAAATTATAAACGATTATGCTCTTCAAGGTACTTATGGCTTAATTGCTTTACATAAAATTATGGAT
Above is a window of Chlorobiota bacterium DNA encoding:
- a CDS encoding NADH-quinone oxidoreductase subunit C, with product MNPYSIEQIYSDLQSKFSDMIGEIRIEPPTTGTPFIIVNREWIRDVCLYLRDDEKYKMNTCNLLSCVDFRKMKSQEYNNQLGVVYHLSSLQETKNGWETIHKCALRVYIPIDDPKIASVSRIWRSTDWHEREGYDMYGIIFEEHPDLRRILLPDDWVGFPLRKDYETPEYYNGMKIPY
- the nuoB gene encoding NADH-quinone oxidoreductase subunit NuoB, which gives rise to MGLLNKLDSVESFDQGNIVLTSVETLLNWGRLNSIWQMGFGLACCAIEFMAANASDFDMMRFGVIPRPSPRHSDVIIISGTVTLKMATRVKRLYEQMPEPRYVISMGSCSNCGGPYWEHGYHVLKGVDRIIPVDVYVPGCPPRPEALLEGLLRLRDKVRNQSLSVKQKEFIS
- a CDS encoding NADH-quinone oxidoreductase subunit A; the protein is MLTEFGKIFVFFILGAIFVAGGLIANFFIRPKRPTREKMMIYECGEDAEGPSHIKFNLRFYVIALAFLLFDLEFVLLFPWATVFRELGPTALWLDMGFIFILLVGYIYLWKKGDLDWIVPKPPAPDLDSLLIKDKPRFRPSTTTSIPVTEKVEA
- a CDS encoding tyrosine-type recombinase/integrase encodes the protein MNNSMIDIKENFIKHLLNQRLYSKRTGEIYSDSLNRFYLHLQIVLNSDDFQYTDITFQEVRSFVIGMHKSGLARATIMQHLSAVKSFFKYVQSQGLILNNPAKLIKSPKQAKKLPTFLTKEQILEIVNKPNLYSKNGLRDTTIIELLYSTGIRRGELCGIKLNNINLKENTIKVLGKGNKERIVVFGSYAKDKLIKYIEFRNDNYPTNTKFLFLNNKGNPVNGKLVYDIVKKYITGTSEDKKKSPHVLRHSFATHLLDSGAGIAEIGELLGHSKLSTTQIYTHLTIEKLKESYNQAHPRSD